A genomic window from Micromonospora violae includes:
- a CDS encoding alanine racemase gives MTRPVYVHDLDALAGQARAVRAALPQPVELLYAVKANPDPGVLRTLAPIVDGFEAASRGELRRLAEVLPGRAPAAYAGPGKTDADLAAALDAGVHRIHVESPAELARLGALATATGRSAQVLLRVNLPVEAPGASLVMGGGPSPFGMDPADAVGCARRPPAGVDVRGVHAHLASGLDAPLAATVAAAVVDWAVAEVDAAEVDVGGGMTVDYTDPDARFDWEGYGLALADVLDSYPGVRLRIEPGRSVTAHCGAYLTEVIDVKRSYGEWFVVVAGGTHHLRTPAAKGHAQPFTVHRRRGAAGPRTDGGPVTVVGQLCTPKDVLSFSSTAGPIGVGDVLAFAMAGAYAWNISHRDFLLHEPPHFIIGDLREVAAEWAGRPLGR, from the coding sequence ATGACCCGACCGGTCTACGTCCACGACCTCGACGCGCTGGCCGGGCAGGCCCGAGCCGTCCGGGCGGCGTTGCCCCAGCCGGTCGAGCTGCTCTACGCGGTCAAGGCCAACCCGGACCCCGGTGTGCTGCGAACCCTCGCCCCGATCGTCGACGGGTTCGAGGCCGCGAGCCGGGGCGAGCTGCGGAGGCTGGCCGAGGTGCTGCCGGGACGGGCGCCGGCCGCGTACGCCGGGCCGGGCAAGACCGACGCGGATCTCGCCGCCGCGCTCGACGCCGGGGTGCACCGCATCCACGTCGAGTCGCCCGCCGAGCTGGCCCGGCTCGGCGCGCTGGCCACCGCCACGGGCCGGTCGGCTCAGGTGCTGCTGCGGGTGAACCTGCCGGTCGAGGCGCCGGGCGCGAGCCTGGTCATGGGCGGTGGGCCCAGCCCGTTCGGCATGGACCCGGCCGACGCCGTCGGGTGTGCCCGCCGCCCGCCGGCCGGCGTCGACGTCCGCGGAGTCCACGCCCACCTGGCCAGCGGGTTGGATGCACCGCTCGCCGCGACGGTCGCCGCCGCGGTGGTCGACTGGGCGGTGGCCGAGGTCGACGCCGCCGAGGTCGACGTCGGCGGCGGTATGACTGTCGACTACACCGACCCCGACGCGCGGTTCGACTGGGAGGGCTACGGCCTGGCCCTGGCGGACGTCCTGGACAGCTACCCAGGTGTGCGGCTGCGCATCGAGCCGGGCCGGTCGGTCACGGCCCACTGCGGGGCGTACCTGACCGAGGTCATCGACGTGAAGCGCTCCTACGGCGAGTGGTTCGTGGTGGTGGCCGGCGGGACGCACCATCTGCGGACACCGGCCGCGAAGGGGCACGCTCAGCCGTTCACCGTGCACCGGCGACGCGGTGCCGCCGGTCCCCGTACCGACGGTGGGCCGGTCACCGTGGTCGGGCAGCTCTGCACCCCGAAGGACGTGCTGTCCTTCTCCAGCACCGCCGGGCCGATCGGCGTGGGCGACGTGCTGGCCTTCGCCATGGCCGGCGCGTACGCCTGGAACATCAGCCACCGCGACTTCCTCCTGCACGAACCGCCGCATTTCATCATCGGTGACCTGCGGGAAGTTGCCGCCGAATGGGCAGGCCGGCCGCTCGGCAGGTGA
- a CDS encoding cellulose binding domain-containing protein, translating into MLRRRFFLPSIAAAALLLAATTGGVLSGGFGATAVAATNGTLAATAGCGKAPTLASGTRTIQSSGQSRTYNLRIPDGYDRNRPYRLIFGFHWLNGSANNVTSAGYYGLQPLSNNSAIFVAPQGLNAGWANTNGRDLTLFDDISRQIENDLCVDTTQRFALGWSYGGAMSYAVACARPTVIRAVTVISGANLSGCNGGTQPVAYFGIHGIYDSVLNISQGRQLRDTFVRNNGCTAQSPREPSRGSLTHITTAYSGCRAGYPVQWAAFDGDHTPSPVDGSGSPNDSRTWTSGEIWRFFSQFESTTPPTTPPPTDPPTDPPTTPPPTGEPGACAATYRTLNTWPGGFQAEVTVANNSTAPLNGWTVGLTLASGQAISSLWSGVNTGTTGSVTVRNAPYNGTVNPNASTTFGFTATGNGATAPSNVSCTSP; encoded by the coding sequence ATGCTGAGACGTAGGTTCTTCCTCCCATCCATCGCGGCCGCGGCGCTTCTCCTCGCGGCCACCACCGGCGGCGTGTTGAGCGGCGGCTTTGGCGCGACGGCGGTGGCCGCCACCAACGGCACCCTCGCGGCGACCGCCGGCTGCGGCAAGGCCCCCACCCTCGCCAGCGGGACGCGGACGATCCAGAGCAGCGGACAGAGTCGTACGTACAACCTGCGGATCCCGGACGGGTACGACCGGAACCGCCCCTACCGACTGATCTTCGGTTTCCACTGGTTGAACGGCTCGGCCAACAACGTCACCTCGGCCGGCTACTACGGCCTCCAGCCGCTGTCGAACAACAGCGCGATCTTCGTCGCTCCGCAGGGTCTCAACGCCGGCTGGGCCAACACCAACGGTCGGGACCTGACCCTCTTCGACGACATCTCCCGCCAGATCGAGAACGACCTGTGCGTGGACACCACCCAGCGCTTCGCGCTGGGCTGGAGCTACGGCGGGGCGATGAGTTACGCGGTGGCCTGTGCCCGGCCCACGGTCATCCGCGCCGTCACGGTCATATCCGGCGCCAACCTCAGCGGATGCAACGGCGGCACCCAGCCCGTTGCGTACTTCGGCATCCACGGCATCTACGACAGCGTGCTGAACATCTCCCAGGGTCGGCAGCTGCGCGACACGTTCGTGCGGAACAACGGGTGCACCGCGCAGAGCCCGCGCGAACCGAGCCGGGGCAGCCTCACCCACATCACCACCGCCTACTCGGGTTGCCGAGCCGGCTACCCGGTGCAGTGGGCGGCGTTCGACGGGGACCACACCCCCAGCCCGGTCGACGGGTCGGGCAGCCCCAACGACTCGCGCACCTGGACCTCGGGTGAGATCTGGAGGTTCTTCAGCCAGTTCGAGTCGACGACGCCTCCGACGACTCCGCCGCCCACGGACCCGCCGACGGATCCGCCGACCACCCCGCCGCCGACCGGCGAGCCAGGTGCCTGTGCGGCCACCTACCGGACGCTCAACACCTGGCCTGGCGGCTTCCAGGCGGAGGTGACAGTTGCCAACAACTCCACCGCACCCCTGAACGGCTGGACCGTGGGCCTGACCCTGGCCAGCGGTCAGGCCATCAGCAGCCTGTGGAGTGGCGTCAACACGGGCACCACCGGCAGCGTCACCGTCCGGAACGCCCCCTACAACGGCACGGTGAACCCGAACGCGTCGACCACGTTCGGCTTCACCGCCACGGGCAACGGTGCGACCGCACCCAGCAACGTCAGCTGCACCAGCCCCTGA
- a CDS encoding SRPBCC family protein, translating into MPSAEKTVQIGRTPEAVFAFLARGENDARWRPNVLDVARVSGEGVGARYRQGLKGPGGSRIPADYEVTEFEPGRRLAFQATGSVVRTQGEYTLAPSDGGGTALTLKLAWQPSGLSRFLGPVVGKTFEEEIAALDALRDLLESEA; encoded by the coding sequence GTGCCCTCCGCAGAGAAGACTGTGCAGATCGGACGGACTCCTGAGGCCGTCTTCGCCTTTCTCGCCCGTGGCGAGAACGACGCGCGCTGGCGCCCCAACGTGCTCGACGTCGCGCGGGTTTCGGGAGAGGGGGTCGGCGCCCGCTACAGACAGGGGCTCAAGGGCCCCGGTGGGAGCCGCATCCCGGCCGATTACGAGGTGACCGAGTTCGAGCCGGGGCGGCGTCTGGCCTTCCAGGCCACCGGCAGCGTGGTGCGTACCCAGGGCGAGTACACGCTCGCGCCGTCCGACGGCGGCGGCACCGCGCTCACCCTGAAGTTGGCGTGGCAGCCGAGTGGGCTGTCGCGCTTCCTCGGCCCGGTCGTCGGCAAGACGTTCGAGGAGGAGATCGCCGCCCTCGACGCCCTCCGCGACCTGCTGGAGAGCGAAGCCTGA